In one window of Myxocyprinus asiaticus isolate MX2 ecotype Aquarium Trade chromosome 43, UBuf_Myxa_2, whole genome shotgun sequence DNA:
- the rassf6 gene encoding ras association domain-containing protein 6 isoform X1, producing MNESQSSCAVQIGEGKSCSRAEFSLFLNTYNCFLKDKTHLHLVVCENAGQVTFEGILVISWGVKRPIRLKIQDEKQIFPNESSVKSPDPISPLGSKRGMTRWGEFDDLHHIDELEEDIQDGSKKPDNPTEDYIEYESKTLRLPRPRLISDKSSNLFRTMSDASLVKMRVKSKKMVERQKNRNNRFSINGHFYNYMTSIFTPSYGATTNVHINSKMTTQEVITQLLHKFKIENSPNEFALYCIHQSGEKKRLSSSDFPLWERLLQGPSNSIMKMFLMDTDEQEISLDVAQYLNLELPILRVILQKLEEQENQELQRIISKYEHQRNLLLQCLNKKLIKTETAV from the exons GGCTGAATTTTCCTTGTTTCTGAACACCTACAACTGCTTTcttaaagacaaaacacacctGCACCTTGTTGTCTGTGAG AATGCAGGGCAGGTGACATTTGAAGGCATTCTGGTCATTTCATGGGGAGTAAAGAGACCCATTCGGCTAAAAATACAAGATGAGAAACAGATTTTTCCAAATGAGTCTTCAGTCAAGTCACCAGATCCCATCAGTCCACTTGGAAGCAAGAg GGGTATGACACGTTGGGGAGAATTTGATGATCTTCATCATATTGATGAACTGGAAGAAGATATTCAGGATGGATCCAAGAAACCTGACAATCCCACTGAAG ACTACATTGAATATGAGAGCAAGACTTTAAGACTTCCTCGGCCCAGGTTAATCAGTGACAAAAGTTCAAATCTGTTCCGAACCATGAGTGACGCCTCACTGGTGAAGATGAGGGTGAAGAGTAAGAAGATGGTAGAACGACAGAAGAACAGAAACAATCGCTTCTCCATCAATGGACACTTCTACAACTACATG ACATCCATTTTCACGCCATCATATGGAGCAACCACAAATGTCCACATTAACAGCAAGATGACAACACAAGAGGTCATTACACAACTGCTTCACAAATTTAAA ATAGAAAACAGTCCTAATGAATTTGCTCTCTACTGTATTCATCAAAGTGGAG AGAAAAAAAGGCTAAGCAGTTCAGATTTTCCATTGTGGGAGCGTCTTCTtcagggaccttcaaacagcattATGAAGATGTTCCTCATGGACACAGACGAACAGGAAATTAGTCTTGAT GTGGCTCAATACCTCAATTTAGAGCTGCCAATTTTAAGGGTAATTTTGCAGAAGCTGGAAGAGCAAGAGAATCAAGAATTACAAAGGATAATTTCAAA GTATGAACATCAACGCAATCTCTTATTGCAATGCTTGAATAAAAAGTTGATTAAGACTGAGACAGCTGTATAA